From Draconibacterium halophilum, one genomic window encodes:
- a CDS encoding type III pantothenate kinase, which translates to MNLVIDIGNTRVKYSVCTQNEVVKTVSVDAFSPALLRTIKQEYEGLESAILSSVKDYPDELKVALTKQFDTFIELNATTPLPVENCYESKETLGKDRIAAIVGAFDLYEKTNVLVIDAGTAITYDLLTAEGQYLGGNISPGLEMRFRALNQFTGKLPKVEKGVVKELIGKTTEQAIRAGVQHGIVFEVDHAITSFKENYNNLKVIMTGGDAEFFDKKLKNSFFVHFNLTSIGLNRILQHNGESK; encoded by the coding sequence ATGAATCTTGTAATAGATATAGGCAATACGCGCGTAAAGTATTCGGTTTGTACCCAAAACGAGGTGGTAAAAACGGTATCGGTTGATGCTTTTTCGCCTGCTTTGTTGAGAACAATAAAACAAGAATACGAAGGGTTGGAAAGTGCAATTTTATCGTCGGTAAAAGATTATCCTGATGAATTAAAAGTAGCCTTAACGAAACAGTTTGATACATTTATTGAACTAAACGCCACAACACCATTGCCTGTAGAAAACTGTTACGAGTCGAAAGAGACCTTAGGAAAAGACCGCATTGCGGCAATTGTGGGAGCATTCGACCTGTATGAAAAAACGAATGTTTTGGTTATTGATGCCGGAACGGCAATTACCTACGATTTGTTAACTGCCGAAGGACAATACCTGGGTGGAAATATCTCACCTGGTTTGGAAATGCGATTCAGGGCATTAAACCAGTTTACAGGAAAACTTCCTAAAGTAGAAAAGGGAGTAGTTAAAGAACTAATTGGTAAAACAACCGAGCAGGCAATTAGAGCCGGAGTACAACACGGTATTGTGTTCGAAGTAGACCATGCAATTACCTCATTTAAGGAAAATTATAATAATTTAAAAGTTATTATGACTGGGGGCGATGCCGAATTTTTTGATAAGAAATTAAAAAATTCTTTCTTTGTACACTTTAATTTAACCAGCATAGGTTTAAACCGCATTTTACAACATAATGGGGAGAGTAAGTAG
- the nadC gene encoding carboxylating nicotinate-nucleotide diphosphorylase has protein sequence MMDEKTLKSAEVLFDMAFAEDIGDGDITTNNLIDSNVVKTAQLVAKEEGVIAGLQVAEMVFRKFDKDLEWKVLMPDGSHVVPGDVIAEFKGHFRALLTGERKALNFLQRLSGIASYSNLCMKETEGTKVEILDTRKTLPGYRYLDKYAVRMGGASNHRFGLYDMVMIKDNHIQVAGSITKAVEAIRKHIPKSIKIEVETTTIDQVKEAMAADVDIIMLDNMRSTMMKECVEIIDRRAKIEASGNMTIKRIRKVAHTGVDYISIGALTHSVKALDISQRIID, from the coding sequence ATGATGGATGAGAAAACATTAAAATCGGCCGAAGTATTATTCGACATGGCCTTCGCCGAAGATATAGGCGACGGAGACATAACCACAAACAATCTGATTGATAGTAACGTTGTGAAAACAGCGCAGCTTGTTGCCAAAGAAGAAGGAGTAATTGCAGGTTTGCAGGTGGCAGAAATGGTTTTCAGAAAATTCGACAAAGACCTGGAATGGAAAGTACTTATGCCCGACGGATCGCATGTGGTACCCGGCGATGTAATTGCCGAGTTTAAAGGACACTTCCGCGCATTGTTAACCGGCGAACGTAAAGCACTGAATTTTCTTCAGCGATTATCGGGAATTGCCAGCTATTCAAACTTGTGTATGAAAGAAACAGAAGGAACAAAAGTGGAAATTCTGGACACCCGAAAGACCTTGCCCGGATACCGCTACCTCGACAAGTATGCTGTGCGTATGGGAGGAGCTTCAAACCACCGTTTTGGATTGTACGACATGGTGATGATTAAAGACAACCACATTCAGGTTGCCGGAAGTATTACTAAAGCAGTTGAAGCCATTCGTAAACACATTCCAAAAAGTATAAAAATTGAAGTGGAAACAACAACCATCGATCAGGTAAAAGAAGCTATGGCTGCCGATGTTGATATTATTATGCTCGACAATATGCGCTCCACAATGATGAAAGAGTGCGTTGAAATTATTGATCGGCGTGCAAAAATTGAAGCATCGGGAAATATGACCATCAAACGAATTCGCAAAGTAGCGCATACCGGTGTAGACTATATTTCGATAGGTGCATTAACGCATTCAGTAAAAGCACTCGACATCAGTCAGCGTATAATTGATTAA